In Pirellulales bacterium, the genomic window CTGCCACCAGCTCCGGGGCGGATAGATGGGCCGCTCGGCCAGCAGCGCGGCCAGATCGGGGCGAGACGGCCGCGGCTCGTGCCATGCGGCGCTCGGCGCGACGTGCCAGAGGTCGCGTGGCAGGCGTCTCGGGCCGGTCACCTGGCCCAGACTTTGAAGCGTGCGGCCAGGGAAAGCGTTGCGCAGACACGGCTCGATCGGCCCGATCGCACGGAGCACTTCGGGCCGGCCTACGCCGGTCTCGTCTGCGGCCGGGTATTCGACGAACACGTGGCCGGCCGAACGATGAAGCAGTTGCAGAATCGATGCGTAGTCCGGCAGCCAGTGCAAAATCGACAAGAGCAAGACCGCATCGAAACGCTGACCGGCCGCGATGAGTCGCTCGAGCGTGCCCGCGCGAAACGTACGCGTCAGCAGGGCCACCCGCGTGGCGTGATGCGACGCGAGCACCAGGTATTGGACAGCGGCCGAGCGTTCGTCCGCCTCGAAACTGGCGACCAGCATTTCCGGCCGGCATTGCGCGGTCTGGAGGGCGAACCAGCCAAAGTTCGAGCCGACGTCGAGCACCGTACCCGAATGCGGGAGATACGGCTCGATCAGCGCCCACCGCGCCGGGCAATCACGCTCTCCGGCGGCCACGGTTTCGCCGGCCAGGACAATATCCTGGTAGATGGAAATTCCGGCAGTGAGCGAAGTGATGTCGTCAGTCACGAGGGGGATTGTTGCCGGCCCGATGCCATTGGGCCAACACCAGCCTGGACCTGATTTCGATTGTGCAATTCGGGAAACCGTTGCCGGCACGCCAAATTTACGAAACTCGGCCTCGGTACCGGGGTTAAACCCCATGGGCACGCTGCGCGCCAAGGCCACCGAGGGATCTACTGGTCATGCGATTGCCGAACGACTACCGCACCACGCCAGCCAATGGCCGAACCCCGGGCTTTACGATCATTGAGCTATTGGTCGTGATCGCCATTGTGGGAATTATCCTGGGGCTCTTGATGGTGGCACTCTCCGGTGCCCGCCAGACGAGCCGCAGGGCCCAGTGCCGTTCGCAACTCCGGCAGTTGGGCCTGGCCTTGGACCAATACATCGAGCTCAACGGCGGAGCGGCCGGCGTGTTGCCCTGGGCGGCTAAATTGCCCAGTGTGACGCCCGAGCGTCCAAGCATGGTCAAGCTCCTCGGGCCCTGGATCGAGAACAACCTGGCTGTCTACGAGTGTCCCGACGATCGGTACTACTTCGACCGCGAGGGGCTGAGTTACGAATATCGCGCGGAGTTCCTCGAGGGTCGGACGCGCATCCAGGCCCGTCGCCGCCGCGGCCGCGACGAAGACCTTTTGCCTTCGAGCGAAGTGTTGGTGATGTACGACTTCGAGCCGATCCACGGCGAGCTCGGCACTCCCGCCGCGCGGAACGCGCTGTTTCTCGATTGGCACGTCGAGGGTCTCTAGCCGAACCGACAGCGCAGGCCGAACCGACAGCGCAGGCGGTCGCGAGGCATTTTCGCTAGACCGTGAGAGCCACAAGTGTAAACGTATTTGGGGGGCAGCGAGCGATCGCGGCCCGCGTCCATTCACTGCCGAGCGTGTAAGCTGGCCCACTTCCATCGCAGGAGTCGAACCATGATCAAGCGCGTGCTGCTGGTGTGCTCCTTGATGGTGGCCGCAGGATTGACCTGGTACTTCTTCTTCCGCGAAACGCCCACCGATCGCATCGAGGCGCTCGAGGCGAGGTTGCGCGACAACTCGGAACAGGCGCCCAACCGTGAACAGCGCCGCGAGATTTACGAACAGATCCGCAAGGAGTACGACCAGCTTTCGCCGGCGCAACGCCGGACCATGGCGCTCGAGCGGGAAAAGGACTCGTGGTTCCAGAAGGATATCGACGCCTATTACGCCTTGCCGGTGGAGCAGCGCCCCGCCTATCTCGATAAGCGGATCGACGACATGATGGCCATGCGCGAACGTTGGATGGCACAGCGCGAGGGCGGCAGCGGCGACGGTGGCGGTCGCGAGGGCGGCCGGGGTGATCGCGGTGGTCCGGGCGGCTGGGGTGGCGGCGGATTCCGTACGCCTGAGGAGCGCAATGCCCGGCGGCGCGAAATGCTCGACAATTCCAGCCCTGAAGGTCGCGCCAGACGGCACGGCTATTTCCAGGACCTCCGCGCGCGGATGAACGAACGCGGAATGGGCTTCGGCCGCTAGCCGCTCCTTTTCTGACCGTGCTTGCTGCGGCCATGCCTTTTCCGGCCCTGGCCGGTGGTCCGCAGCCCGGGGGCTGACTCGCTACGCCGGGCGGACTACGATGGGCGTTTTCGTCCGGGGCGGTTCTGTTGTCTTGGTGGAAAGTGAGCCTGTTGTGATGCGCCGATGGCTATGGTCGGGTGCGATGGCGTTGCTTTGCTCGTTGGCTTTCTCGGGCCGGGCCGCGGCCGATAACGACCCGCTGAGCGTGGATCCCGCTCAGTTGGCCGCCCAGGTCGTCGTCTATCGCGATCCTTACGGCGTACCGCACATCGACGCCAAGAACGACGAGGCGGCGATGTTCGCCTTCGCCTATTGCCAGGCCGAGGATTATCTCTGGCAGATCGAGGATTCCTATGTCATGGGGCTGGGACGCTTTGCCGAGCTGTATGGCAAGAAGGTCCTCGAAAAGGACATCACCAACCGGGCGTTCGAGATTCCGCAACGTTCGCAGGCCGATTTCAAGCAGCTCGATGCCAAGTCACAACGCTACTGCGTGGCGTTCACCGCCGGGTTGAATTACTACCTCGCCAAACATCCGCAAGTGAAGCTGCGGCTGCTGGAGCGATTCGAGCCGTGGTACATGCTGGCCTTCGGTCGTGCGGCGATGATCGAGCTGGGCGGCGGGCATTTGCACACCAGCCGCGAAGTGCCGGAGTCGTATGCCGACGCCACGGAGCGTCAACTGCAATCGGAACTCAAGGTGGCCATCGGCAGCAATGCCTGGGCCATCGGCCCCCAGAAGACCAAAGACGGACACGCGATGCTGTTCGTCAACCCGCATCAGCCCTATTACGGCTTCGGTCAGTTCTACGAAGGGCACATCCGCAGCGGCGACGGTTGGAATTTCATCGGGGCCACGTTTTTCGGCAGCCCCGTGCCGACCTTGGGGCATAACGAACATTGCGGCTGGGCCTTTACGGTGAACGAGCCGGATATCGGCAGCGCGTGGATCGAGACGTTTGACGACCCCAAGGAGCCGCTCAACTATCGCTATGGCGACGGCTATCGCAAGGCGGTCGAATGGACCGACACGATCAAGGTCAAGAAGGGCCGCGGCTTCGAGGAAGTCAAGCGGACCTTCCGCAAGACGCATCATGGCCCGATTCTGCGCCGTCACGGCCAGAATCAATTTGTCGCGGCGATGCTCGGCAAGCTGTACGACGCGCTGCTCTCGCGCCAGAGCATCGAAATGCTCAAGGCGAAGAATCTGCAGGATTTCCGCCGCGCGATGAACATGATCGAACTGCCGATCTTCAATACGGTGTACGCCGACGTCGAGGGAAATATCTATTACGTTTACAACGGCATCATTCCCCGGCGCGATCCGTCGTTCGATTGGAGCAAGCCGGTCGACGGCAGCGATCCCCGCACCGAATGGCAGGGCTACCATTCGCTCGACGATTTGCCCCAGATGCTCAATCCTCCGTCGGGCTACATCCAGAGCTGCAACTCGACTCCGTTCACCACCTCGGACGACGGTAACCCGGCGATGGGTGACTTCCCGGAATACATGGTGACCGACAAGCATGACGACAAGCGCAGGGCCAAGGTCTCGCGCTACCTGCTGCGCGACGTCCAGAATGCCACGTTCGACGACTGGCTGAAGCTGATCTTCGATACGACGATCTACTGGGCGCGTACCGAATTGCCGGTGTATGGCCGCAAGCTCGAAACGCTCAAGGAGACCAACCCGGACCTGGCCGCTAAGGCCGAGCCGTACTTGAAGCACTTGCTCGATTGGGACGGCCGTGGCGACATCACCTCGACCCAGACGACGCTGTGCATGGCCTGGTACGAAGAGCTCTACGGCTTCGGCTACCCGGCCGAAACGCTCAAGCGCGAATTCGTCGGCAATCCGGCCGGGCAGTTCGAGGCCCTGATTACGGCGGCCCGCAAACTGCAAGACACCTTCGGCGATTGGAAAGTGGCTTGGGGCGACGTCAACCGCCTGCAACGGCACGCGAACGTGTCGGACTTCTTCTTGATTCCGTTCAGCGACAATTTGCCGAGCATTCCCAGCGCCGGCCTGCACGGCCCGCCGGGCGTGGCGTTCACGATGTATTTCACGCCGACGGTCTACGTGCCGCCGCTGAAGATCATGAAGAAGCACTACGCCGTGGTGGGCACCAGCTACATCTCGGCGGTCGAATTCGCCCCGAAGGTGAAGAGCCAGACGCTGGTTCAGTACGGCGTGAGCAGCGATCCGAAGTCGCCGCACTTTTTCGACCAGGCCAAGCTGCTCTCGGAACGCAAGCTGAAGCCGAGCTATTTCGATTGGGAAGAAGCCAAGGCCCACGCCGAACGGACCTACCATCCGGGCGAAGAAGTGAACCTCGAGACGGCGGGCAAATAGCCGTCCGCATCGCCGCGCTGCCTGGCACGCGATGGGCGATGTTGGACACGAGCGCAATCAGCTGCCCCCGGCGATTCCAGGCGAATTGCCGGGGGCTTTTGCGTTGAGTCGCCGTGCTATCGCCGGGCGAAGATTCGTTCGACGGCGCCCACAGTCGGCAGCCGGCGGACTCCGGGCAGGATGCGGTCGGCCATGATGTCGTCGGCCAGGGGGCCCAGGTCGTCGAGCCCGGCAACGTGACCCAACTCGTGGGCCAGCACCGAGAGCAAGTCGAGCTTGCCGCTGGCCCAGGGCGAGTTGGCCGCAAGCCCGGCGGCCGTCGCGAGGAATTCTTCGTCGGCACCCGGCGTCGAATCGACGAACCAACCGTGGCCCGCCGCGTTGAGGTCGATGTAGATGCGGTCGCCGACGGTGCGCGCCAGTTGCGTGCCCGGCAGGTCGGCGATCTGTAACGAGACGTTGCCGAACTTCGACGCCACGGTGGGGCTGATCCCGGCGGCCGCCCATCGGGCCACGGCCTCGCTGATGATCGCCGGCACTTCGGCCGCGGTCAGCGTCGGGGCCCATTCGGCCTTGACCACCTTGGTGTCGAGCGAGTTGCCGCCGGCCTCGACCACCGCCTGCCAATGGCCGATCACGGGCTGCCAGCCCGGGGCGCCATAGGCAAAGACGGGCACGTCGCTGCCACCCCAGGTGTTCGCATTGCGCAGGTAGAACTGGGCCGTATTCGGGTTGAACACGCCGATGGTGTCGAAGCCGTCGCCGTTGAAATCGCCCGAGACGGGCATCCACCCCGGGGCACCGAAGGCGAACGCTGGCGTGTCGAGGCCGCCGGCATCGTTCGAATTGCGGATATAAAACACGGCCGTCCGCGGATCGTAGACGCCGATCGTATCGACCTGATCGTTGTTCCAGTCGCCCACGACCGGAACAAAACCCGGGGCACCAAAGCGGAACGCCGCGACGTCGGTCAAGCCACTGTCGTTCGAATTGCGTAGATAGAAGCTCGCGGTGGTCGGGTCGTAGACGCCGACGGTGTCGATTCCGTCGCCGTCCCAGTCGCCGGCCAAAGGCACCCAGCCCGACGCACCGTAGTTGAATGCCGGCACGTCGGCCACGCCGCGCTCGTTGGCGTTGCGCAGGTAGAACGTCGCCGTGGCCGAGTGGTACAGGCCCACGGTCTCGCTGCCGTCGCCGTCCCAGTCGCCGGAGATGGCAACCCAGCCCGGCTGGCCATAGTTGAACGGCGCGATATCGGGCCAACCCGGCGTCGCGGTGTCGCGCAGGAAGAACGTGGCCGTCTGCGGATTGAATACGCCGATCGCGTCGAGCGATTTCGGCGTCGGCAGGACGACGGGTGTGGTCGTCAATTGCACGTCGACATCGGGATTCGATCCTTCGACGCGCACCAGCACGGCCTGGCCTGGCTGCCCTTGGTAGCTGACCGCCGCGCGGCCAGGAGTGTTCGAGGTGGCCAGCCGCTGCAGAGCGGCGTTGTAGACCGAGATGGTCGCGCCCCCCAAGGCGGGGTTCGACGTGGCGACGGCGTTCAACGTGCCGCCTACGCCACCGTCGAACGAATACCAAACGTCGCCCGCGGCCGTGTTGAGATTCTGGAAGCCGCCGCCACCGTTCAATTGCATGACGCCGAAGGCATCCGTGGCCAGGAAGAAGCGATCGGTCTGGTAGGCGGTGAGGAATTCGACGCGAATGCCCCGCTCGCCAAACGTGAAATTGTTCGCCGCAACTCCGGCGGGCACGTAGATGTCGAACCGGTCGTTGGTCGGTGAAAACTTCGGGAAGCCGGGGTCCGGCGCGCCGACCAGCACGCCCAAGGCGTCGAGTCCGTCGACCCAGGCCGCGGGCTGCGTTTCCACGATCGAGTACACGCCGGCCGGCATCAAGACCGACAGGTCGCCCGGCTCGCTCAGGGCGTAGTTGCCGTTGTCGTCCGTGAGCAGCGTCTGATCCAAGGCTACATCGGCGTTGTGCACCGTCACCGCGACATTCGGAATGCCCGGCTCGCCCGGGTTGCGGACGCCGTCGCCGTTGGCGTCGTGGAACACGCTGCCTTGGATCGAAACGGCATTGCCGACGCGCACGCGCGCCGTGGCGATGTTCGAAAGGTTGTTGTTCGTGTCGCGCAGCCGGTACTGGATCGCTTCGCCGCCGACATAGTTCGGGTCGGGCGTGTAGACGATGTTGCCGGCGACGATCTGTACCGAGCCGTGCTTGGCGCCGGCCACGATGATCACCTGCGCCGTGGCGATCGGATTGTCTGGGTCGGTGTCGTTGGCGCGGACATTGATGGCCACCGGTGCATTGACCGGCGTAATCGCGACGTCGTCGAGGGCAAACGGCGGATCGTTCACGCCGTAGACCTGAATGCTCACGTTCGCGGCATTCGAGACCGCGCCGCGCTTGTCGGACACAACGTATTGGAACGAATCGGCTCCCGAGTAATTCGGGCTGGGTGTGTAGCTCACTCGACCCGTCGCCGGATCGACGACCGCGGTGCCGAATTGCGGCTGCACGGTGATCACGACCGACTGCGGGAGCAGGTTGCCGTTGGTGTCGGTGTCGTTGGCCACGACGTTGATGACAATCGTCGTGTCTTCGAGCAGGAAGGCGTTGTCAGGATTGGCCACCGGCGGCTCGTTAGGATCGAGCAGCGTCAACGCGGCCACCGCATCGAGCAAACCGGCTCCCGTGTCGAAATCGAAGCCCGGGGTGCCCATGTCGATGGCCGTGGCGCGGAAGCCGGCGTAGATCTCTTGCGGCGTGGCGTTTGGCGCAAACTGCCGGACCAACGCGGCCAGGGCCGCAGCGTGTGGCGCAGCGGCCGAAGTGCCGAAAAAGTTCGGAAAACCGTTGAAGTCGGCGTCGAAACCGAAAAAGGTCGTATCGGTCCCGTCGACGGCCGTGAAGTCGGGCTTGTTGCGCACCTCGTTGATCGGATCGCCCGTCGGCGTAAAGAAGATCGGCGTGCCACCGGCCGAAGAAAACGACTCGAGCTCCGGCGGTGAGGTGCCGAATGCAGGCGTGTCGACATACCAGGCGGCGCCCACGCCGGCCGCGCCTGCGGCGTTCGGGTGCCCAAACAGCGTGCTGCTGTTGGTGAAGTACTCGTTGATGACCGGATTGCCGTTCCAGAGCAGGTACTTCAAATGGCCGGGCACGGGCCCGCCGTTGCTGGTGATGATGATGTTGAACGAGCTCGCGTCCGTGTCGTTGACGAAGACGACGAACTCGAAGGCATCGTTGCCGATGTTCTGGTTGACACCCGAGGCAAGGATGGTCGTCCCGGCGGCGTCCATAATGAAGAAATCGACGTTGTTCGTCGCGCCGCCGACCGTACCCGCCGAAGCGAACGGTGAATCCCATTGGAAAGCGAAGACCGCGAAGCTGCCGATGGGCACGGTAAACTGCTGCATCGTGTCGACGCCCGGACCGGGATCGAAATCGTGCGCGAGCCCGACGTCCTGGCCGCCGAGATTGATAGTCTGGCCCGAATTGCGGAAATCGCTTTCGTACGAGTCGCGAGCGCTATTGCCGGCCGACGAGAAGTACGGCACGCCTTGGGCGGCCACCTGGTCGACGGCCTGCGCTACGATCCCGTCCTGAAAAAACGGCTCGGTCGCATAGCCGACGTCGTCTACGATCACGTCGGCACCGGCGGCCGCGAGATCGAGAATGCCCTGGGCAAAATTTGCTTCAGAGATGAACGCCGTGTGAAACAACAACCCCGCGCCGGGCGCGAGATCGTGGACCAGTTCCAACATCGCGCGGCCTTCATCCGAACCGGACGCCAGGTCCTGGAGCACCTGCACGCCGGCGGGCAAGTCGCCCGTGGCTACGCCGGACGCCGCGCCGCCCAGGGCGTTGTAGGTGTCGGACAGCACACCCACGTCGATGCCCGTACCATCGACGCCGAACAGGGCTCGGGCTTGGTCGACCTGCATGGCCACGTCGGCCTGCGAAGTGACTGCGCCAACGCTGGTGCGGGCATGCGACATCCGTACCGTACGCATCGATGCCAGGTCGGCGATCGACGCCAGGGCATCGACCGGCAACTGCCCGCCGACGACCTGGCCAAAGGCCGCGCCGTTGATCAACCCGGCGTTCGTCAGGTCCTGTAACAGTTGATTGGAGTTACCCGAGGCGATCGCCGAAACGCTGACATAGCCTCCATAGAGGGGTACCTCGGGCGTGCTGGTCTGGAAGGCGGATCTTTCCGCGGTGGGGTGGGCCGTTGCGAAGGCCGCGTATTGCGAGGCCAGATCGTAGAGTTCAAAGCTCAGCTTCGTCTGGTCGCGGACCGCCAGGTAGTCGAGCGTCTTCTGCTGGGCCGA contains:
- a CDS encoding DUF1559 domain-containing protein encodes the protein MRLPNDYRTTPANGRTPGFTIIELLVVIAIVGIILGLLMVALSGARQTSRRAQCRSQLRQLGLALDQYIELNGGAAGVLPWAAKLPSVTPERPSMVKLLGPWIENNLAVYECPDDRYYFDREGLSYEYRAEFLEGRTRIQARRRRGRDEDLLPSSEVLVMYDFEPIHGELGTPAARNALFLDWHVEGL
- a CDS encoding penicillin acylase family protein; the encoded protein is MRRWLWSGAMALLCSLAFSGRAAADNDPLSVDPAQLAAQVVVYRDPYGVPHIDAKNDEAAMFAFAYCQAEDYLWQIEDSYVMGLGRFAELYGKKVLEKDITNRAFEIPQRSQADFKQLDAKSQRYCVAFTAGLNYYLAKHPQVKLRLLERFEPWYMLAFGRAAMIELGGGHLHTSREVPESYADATERQLQSELKVAIGSNAWAIGPQKTKDGHAMLFVNPHQPYYGFGQFYEGHIRSGDGWNFIGATFFGSPVPTLGHNEHCGWAFTVNEPDIGSAWIETFDDPKEPLNYRYGDGYRKAVEWTDTIKVKKGRGFEEVKRTFRKTHHGPILRRHGQNQFVAAMLGKLYDALLSRQSIEMLKAKNLQDFRRAMNMIELPIFNTVYADVEGNIYYVYNGIIPRRDPSFDWSKPVDGSDPRTEWQGYHSLDDLPQMLNPPSGYIQSCNSTPFTTSDDGNPAMGDFPEYMVTDKHDDKRRAKVSRYLLRDVQNATFDDWLKLIFDTTIYWARTELPVYGRKLETLKETNPDLAAKAEPYLKHLLDWDGRGDITSTQTTLCMAWYEELYGFGYPAETLKREFVGNPAGQFEALITAARKLQDTFGDWKVAWGDVNRLQRHANVSDFFLIPFSDNLPSIPSAGLHGPPGVAFTMYFTPTVYVPPLKIMKKHYAVVGTSYISAVEFAPKVKSQTLVQYGVSSDPKSPHFFDQAKLLSERKLKPSYFDWEEAKAHAERTYHPGEEVNLETAGK
- a CDS encoding tandem-95 repeat protein translates to MFFIPYPDILNASAQQKTLDYLAVRDQTKLSFELYDLASQYAAFATAHPTAERSAFQTSTPEVPLYGGYVSVSAIASGNSNQLLQDLTNAGLINGAAFGQVVGGQLPVDALASIADLASMRTVRMSHARTSVGAVTSQADVAMQVDQARALFGVDGTGIDVGVLSDTYNALGGAASGVATGDLPAGVQVLQDLASGSDEGRAMLELVHDLAPGAGLLFHTAFISEANFAQGILDLAAAGADVIVDDVGYATEPFFQDGIVAQAVDQVAAQGVPYFSSAGNSARDSYESDFRNSGQTINLGGQDVGLAHDFDPGPGVDTMQQFTVPIGSFAVFAFQWDSPFASAGTVGGATNNVDFFIMDAAGTTILASGVNQNIGNDAFEFVVFVNDTDASSFNIIITSNGGPVPGHLKYLLWNGNPVINEYFTNSSTLFGHPNAAGAAGVGAAWYVDTPAFGTSPPELESFSSAGGTPIFFTPTGDPINEVRNKPDFTAVDGTDTTFFGFDADFNGFPNFFGTSAAAPHAAALAALVRQFAPNATPQEIYAGFRATAIDMGTPGFDFDTGAGLLDAVAALTLLDPNEPPVANPDNAFLLEDTTIVINVVANDTDTNGNLLPQSVVITVQPQFGTAVVDPATGRVSYTPSPNYSGADSFQYVVSDKRGAVSNAANVSIQVYGVNDPPFALDDVAITPVNAPVAINVRANDTDPDNPIATAQVIIVAGAKHGSVQIVAGNIVYTPDPNYVGGEAIQYRLRDTNNNLSNIATARVRVGNAVSIQGSVFHDANGDGVRNPGEPGIPNVAVTVHNADVALDQTLLTDDNGNYALSEPGDLSVLMPAGVYSIVETQPAAWVDGLDALGVLVGAPDPGFPKFSPTNDRFDIYVPAGVAANNFTFGERGIRVEFLTAYQTDRFFLATDAFGVMQLNGGGGFQNLNTAAGDVWYSFDGGVGGTLNAVATSNPALGGATISVYNAALQRLATSNTPGRAAVSYQGQPGQAVLVRVEGSNPDVDVQLTTTPVVLPTPKSLDAIGVFNPQTATFFLRDTATPGWPDIAPFNYGQPGWVAISGDWDGDGSETVGLYHSATATFYLRNANERGVADVPAFNYGASGWVPLAGDWDGDGIDTVGVYDPTTASFYLRNSNDSGLTDVAAFRFGAPGFVPVVGDWNNDQVDTIGVYDPRTAVFYIRNSNDAGGLDTPAFAFGAPGWMPVSGDFNGDGFDTIGVFNPNTAQFYLRNANTWGGSDVPVFAYGAPGWQPVIGHWQAVVEAGGNSLDTKVVKAEWAPTLTAAEVPAIISEAVARWAAAGISPTVASKFGNVSLQIADLPGTQLARTVGDRIYIDLNAAGHGWFVDSTPGADEEFLATAAGLAANSPWASGKLDLLSVLAHELGHVAGLDDLGPLADDIMADRILPGVRRLPTVGAVERIFARR